The genomic stretch GCTTTGTGAAGAATGTAAAGATCATCATAGTATTTCTAAAGGAACAAGAAGTCATGGCACGGTGTCTATTGCCGAGTACCAGAAACTGCCAAACAAAGTATTACAATTGGCACATTCTTGTAGTAGGCACAATGAGAAATATGTCCTCTTCTGTAAAAAGCATGACTGTCCGTGCTGCAAGAAATGTGTTGTTGACTCACACATTGAATGTAAAGAATTGACCGATATCGATGATATTACACGAAACATCAAATCTTCAAATGCTTGTGTAGACATCGAACAGACCTTGTCAGAAATTGCCGAGAATATCAAAAGACTTCGAATAAACTGGGAAGAAAACTTGACGTCAATCGGGAAAAAGAGTAGATAAATTCACAAAGAAGTTTTAGAAAGTCGTGCTAGGATTAATCGTCTTCTTGATAAACTTCAGGATACTATATTGAAAGATCTGAAAACGAGAGAAGAGGAAGAAAGTAACAAAATACGACAACTACTGAAGTCATTAAACGACAAGGAAAAAGATATCACAGAATACCAAACAAATATTGCCAATATAAAGCAGTACGCATCAGACCTGCTAACGTTCCTCGCTTTGAAACATATAGAAAAAGATGTCGCGGTTGACGAAGCCTACATTCAATCAGTAGTAAAAAATTTGGGTGCGAATCAAATTGATTTTTCGTGCAAGATTAATCCCTCCTTACAAGATTTAATATCTACCGTTCAGAAATTTGGAGATGTCGTGGTGACAGCAGATCCATGTAATGTCCTAATCCTGAAACATAAGGATAAACAAGCACAGATGATGGTAGCTGTAACACCAATAACTATCGATAGCCTGAACCCTACATTGCTGCAGACCCTGGATACAAAGCTGACCTGTGTAACTGGATGTTCGTTTTTGCCTGATTGTAGGATGATATTTTCTTGCGCAATAGAACAGATGATAAGAGTTTATAAGCCAGATGGTTCTCTGGATTTTCATATTGGGAACTTATGTCCTGTATTTGATGTGACACATATTATAGCAGAAAACGCGATTGCTTTGACATCTGGTTATCTCGAGGACTCACTTCAAATTAATTTGATTGACCTTAAAACACGGAAAGtaaagaaaacattgaaaattaatgCAGTAAACAGTGGAATAGCATACAGTGAAGACAAGTTGATTTATTGTGCTGGGGAGAAAGGAATACAAATGATAAACCTTAATGATGAATCCATTGTTAATATTACTAAAACTAAAATGAGTTCATGGTCATACGTTGCATGTTTCGGAGAGAAAATTTTCTATACCGACTGTAACGACGGTAGTGTAACCTGCATCGACTTTCAAGGGAACATACAATGggtgtttgaaaataaaatggttcTTAGAAACCCATTTGGTATATCTGTAGATGGAGATGGAAATGTTTACGTAGTAGGAAGTAATAGGAACAATGTAATTGTTATCTCTCCCAACGGACAAAACATAAGACAGCTTCTTACTAGTAAGAATGGACTAAAGTCGCCAATAGCGATACACGTTGATAgatcaaattataaaatgttaGTCGCAAATTCAGGGAAACAAGCGTTCTTGTATGATCTTAAATAATTTCATAACGAAGACGTGTTAAAATCAATACTGTATTAAATTTGAAAGtagaaaatattaacaatttatctgtatttgtatatattataattgtatatcatatatatattaattcatattgtttttaGTATGATTTTGAGGAATGAAGTATGAAATTGATAAATTGAATGCAGCATGACGATCTATAGT from Mytilus edulis chromosome 7, xbMytEdul2.2, whole genome shotgun sequence encodes the following:
- the LOC139483143 gene encoding uncharacterized protein, producing MTVRAARNVLLTHTLNDTILKDLKTREEEESNKIRQLLKSLNDKEKDITEYQTNIANIKQYASDLLTFLALKHIEKDVAVDEAYIQSVVKNLGANQIDFSCKINPSLQDLISTVQKFGDVVVTADPCNVLILKHKDKQAQMMVAVTPITIDSLNPTLLQTLDTKLTCVTGCSFLPDCRMIFSCAIEQMIRVYKPDGSLDFHIGNLCPVFDVTHIIAENAIALTSGYLEDSLQINLIDLKTRKVKKTLKINAVNSGIAYSEDKLIYCAGEKGIQMINLNDESIVNITKTKMSSWSYVACFGEKIFYTDCNDGSVTCIDFQGNIQWVFENKMVLRNPFGISVDGDGNVYVVGSNRNNVIVISPNGQNIRQLLTSKNGLKSPIAIHVDRSNYKMLVANSGKQAFLYDLK